The Sagittula stellata E-37 sequence GCAACAACACGCTGTGCTTCTCGCCCGCACTCATCGCGACGAAGGACGACATCGACGAGATCGTCTCTGCCGTCGACGGTGCGCTCGGGCGTATCTTCGCGTGACCCCGACCAATGACCACGGGCAGCCCATAGGCGTGTCCGTGGCCCCACATTTCCCGCGCCCCCGTCCGCCGCACGTTGCGCTGGACGGGCGGTTCGGGCGTCTTGTACCGCTGCGCGAGGAACACGCGTCTGGGCTGTACGCCGCCTTTGCGGCGGACACGGCTGGCACCGGCTGGACCTATCTGCCCATCGACGCATGGGACACAGAAGAGGCCGCCGCCCGCTGGTGCCGCACAGCGCAGGGTTCGGCCGATCCACAATTCTACACCGTAGAGGATGCGGATGGCGTGGCGTCGGGCTTTTGCTCGCTTCTCAGGATCGACCCTTCCGTGGGGTCCGCAGAGGTCGGCTTCATCCACTTTGCACCCCGCTTGCAACGCACGGCCCTGGCGACCGAAGCGATGGTCCTGCTCATGCGTCACGCCTTCGACACTCTTGGATACCGGCGCTACGAGTGGAAATGCGATGCGCTGAACGCGCCGTCGATGCGTGCGGCAGAGCGGCTGGGCTTTACATACGAAGGCACGTTTCGACAGGCGACGATCTACAAGGCCCGCAACCGCGACACGGCGTGGTTCTCGATCATCGACGCCGAGTGGCCAGCGCTGAAGGCACGCTTCGACCGCTGGCTCTCGCACGGGAACTTCGACGGCGATGGCCGCCAGAAAGCCCGCCTGTCCGAGGTCTAATCCGCCGGACAGCCGGGTTTTGCTGTGTATTGCAGACATATTCCGGCTTGATGCGTAGCGAGGGTTGAGAAACGGTCAACCTGTTTCGTGGCATGACTGGACAAATCCACCAATATGGAGCGTTCGCATGCCGGCCCGTTACCCAGACTATCCCTATGTGGAACCCATCGCCTCGAACGTCTCCCAGGAAGAGATCGAGGCGACAATAAGCGACCTTCTGGCCAATCACCCGGGGGTCTGCCTGAAAGAGGGGCCGCTTGACGGGCTGTGCCGGGCGTTGAACGTCGACATCGAGTACTCCAGCCCGCCGCACGAAATGATGCTGGACGTGCCGCTGCACAAGCGTGCGGTGATCTGGCTTCCGAAGAACGGGCGCCCGAAGAATGACCGCGTCGCAGCCGCCATCGGGATCGGCCACTGGATCCTGCACGTTCCGATCACCCGCGAAAAGCACCCCGGGTGCGGGGTGCAGGCGCTTCACCGGCCCAAGGAACTCGCGGCGCAGATGGAGGCGCGCCGCTTCGCCTACATCCTGCTGATGCCGGACGAAGCGTTCCGCAATCTATGGTACGAAGGGCGCGCGCAGGCTGTGGCAGACGTGCTGAACGTGCCGACGCAGGTTGTCTATGAACGCGCGTCGATGCTGGACCTCGCCCCTCCGGAGAGTGCCGGTGACAAGTACGAATGGAAGGAGCGTCCGGCCATCGGCGGCTATTGAGCCCCTCAAACGACAAAGGGCCGCCAGCATGGACGACCCTCTTTATATCTGTGGGGGCGTTGGCCCCGATCGAGCGCTGCACGACCAAAAGCTTCCGCCCTGCGGCCGGATCAGCCTCTGCAGCGATCAGGCGTTTACGCTGTCCTTCAGAGCCTTCGCAATGGTCATCTTGACCTGCTTGTCGGCTTCCTTCTTGAACTGCTCGCCGGTGGCGGGGTTCCGCACCATGCGTTCCGGACGCTCACGGCAGTAGATCTTGCCAACGCCGGGAAGGGTCACGGCACCGCCGTCAGCCACTTCGGAAGTAATGATTTCCACAAGGCTGTCCAGAGCAGCGTTCGCGGTCTTCTTGTCCGCGTCCATCTTCTCTGCCAGTGCAGCCACAAGCTGGGTCTTTGTCATCGGCTTCGCCATTTCATGGTCTCCTTCTGATGCGCCACCGCCTACCTGCATGAGCGCTTTATCACTGCCCAAACTCCCTTGGGCCTCTGCGCGGCATTAAAACCGGATATGGGCGGGAAACACAATAATTCGTGGCTTACACCCAACCAATATTGTGCATTTTGTGCCTGTTTCCCTCAGGTCAACTGACGCTTCAGAGGAATGCAGTCTCTTCAAAGCTGCGCAGTTTGCGGCTGTGTATGCGTTCCAGCGGCATGTCGCGCAGTGATTCCATGGCTCTTATTCCGATTCTCAGGTGGCGTGCCACCTGCGTCTTGTAGAAATCGGAGGCCATGCCCGGCAATTTCAGCTCGCCGTGTAGCGGCTTGTCGGACACGCACAGCAGCGTCCCGTAAGGCACGCGAAAGCGAAATCCGTTGGCCGCGATCGTCGCGGATTCCATATCCAAGGCCACTGCCCGCGACTGCGAAAGGCGCTGGACCGGGCCTGTGTGTTCGCGCAGTTCCCAGTTGCGATTATCGACGGTCGCCACCGTCCCTGTGCGCATGATCCGCTTCAGGTCATACCCAGAAAGCTGCGTTTCGGCCGCGACCGCGTCTTCCAGGGCCACCTGGATCTCGGCCAGCGCAGGGATCGGCACCCATATCGGCAGGTCGTCGTCCAGGACCTTGTCCTCGCGCAGGTAGCCGTGTGCCAGAACGAAATCCCCCAGAGACTGCGAATTCCGGAGCCCTGCGCAATGCCCGACCATCAGCCAGGCATGGGGCCGCAGCACCGCGATGTGGTCCGTCGCCGTCTTGGCGTTCGACGGTCCGATGCCGATGTTGACCAGCGTGATACCGGACCCGTCGGGACGCTTGAGGTGATACGTCGGCATCTGCGGCATCCGCAGGGGCACAGCAATCTGTTCCGAGGGGTCAGATATCTCGGTGTTGTCGGTGCTCACGAAGCTGGTGTAGCCCGATGCCTCGTCGGCCAGCATCGCGCGGGCGTACGCTTCGAATTCCGACACGTAGAACTGGTAGTTGGTGAAGAGGACGTGGTTCTGGAAGTGAGCGGGGTCTGTCGCCGTGTAATGCGCAAGCCGAGCCAGCGAGTAGTCGACGCGCTGTGCCGTGAAGGGCGCCAGCGGCGCGGCCTCTCCCGGCTGGGTCACGGCCACGCCGTTGACGATGTCGTCGTTCGTCGTCGTGAGATCCGGCACGTCGAACACGTCCCGCAGGACAAAATCCGCGGCACCTTCCTGCGGGACGGTCACGTCCGGGTAGTTGGCAACGGCGAAATGCACCGGCATCGGCACGTCGGAGGCACCGATCTGCACTTTCACCCCGTGGTTCGCCAGCAGCAGACCGATCTGCTGCCGCAGGTAGTGGCGGAACATGTAGGGCCGCGTCACCGTCGTGGCAAAGGTCCCCGGCGTCGCCACGTGACCGAACGACAGGCGGCTGTCGACCTTGGCGAAGCTGGCCGTGGTGAAACGGACCTCGGGATAGAAGGCGCGAAGCCGCCGCCCGGGATGCCCTTCGACCATCGCCTGCAGGAAGCCATCCCGAAGAAAGCCCGCGGACGCGTCGTAAAGTTCGCAAAGCCTGTCCACTGCGGCGCGCGCGTCGTCGAATAGTTCCGGCTCCGGCAGGTCCGGGGTCAGTTCATTCAACGGCTCCATGGTGTCTTGCATCGCGTGTTCCTTACTCTCTTGCCCGGAACGTTGACAGCTTGTCGCAGCGGGTGCAACCTGCCGAAAAGGTCAGGAGGACTGACATGATCGACGGAATGGACCTGGAGACCGTCAAGCCGGAAGATTTCGGTCGAACCTTGCGCGGTTTTGGCGTCAACCTGCTCGTGCGCGACGTTCGGGACGAGGCGGAGCGTCTGTCTGCGGTCTTCGGCATGACAGCGCATCGGGTCAGCGACGATTTCGCCATCCTCCTCTACGGACCGCAGGTGTTCCAGCTTCATTCCGACGGCACCTACCACGCCAACCCCCTGCTGTCGCTCGTCCCCGAGCAGCCGCCGCGCGGGGCCGGTCTGGAACTGCGCCTGTTCGAAACCGACCCGGACCAGGCCACGGCCCGCGCCGGTGCGCACGGCTTCCACGTGCTGCAACCGCCGACCGACAAGCCGCATGGCCTGCGCGAAGCCTATCTGCTTTGCCCGGACGGTTACGCCTGGGTGCCATCACGTCCGCTGGACTGACGGGAACCGGCGGGGTCCTTCGCGGGTTCTCGGAACATGCTCGCCACGGTGTCCCTCACGTATTATCCCGACTCGCGCCCCGGCATCAGCCGACTGAGATGCGGACGTGGCTTTTCTTACATTGCACCGGACGGCACCCGGATCGATGACCGGACGGAGCGCGCGCGGATCAAGGCCCTGGCGGTGCCGCCCGCCTACGAAGACGTCTGGATCTGCCCGTTGCCCGACGGGCACCTTCAGGCGACCGGGCGCGATGCCCGCAGCCGCAAGCAGTATCGCTACCACCCGGACTGGCGAACCTGGCGCGATGCCCGGAAGTACGACCATCTGCACAGTTTCGGAGAGATGCTGCCCGGTCTCAGACGGCGCATAAGACGGACGCTGCGGCAGAGCGAGGTCGGCGATCACGCCTTTGCCCTCGCCGCGATACTGGCGTTGCTGGACCGCGCCTCTTTGCGGATCGGCACAGCCGATTATGCGCGCGAGAACAAGACCTATGGTGCCACCACACTGAAACGGCGCCACGTCGCACTCGACGGCGACGGGTTGCGCTTCCGCTTCGCCGCGAAAGGCGGCAAGCGCGTCGACAAGTCGTTGCAGGACCGGACGCTAAACCGCATCCTGACCCGCATGGGCGACCTGCCCGGCCCCGAACTCGTCAAATGGATCGACGACGATGGTGCGCGGCACGCCGTCAGCTCGGGCGAGGTCAACGCCTGGCTGGAGGACATCACCGGCACCGAGGGCCTGACCGCCAAGACGTTCCGCACCTGGAACGGCACGGTCGCCGCGCTTGAAGCCGCCGAGCAGGCAGACAAGCCCACGATCAAGGCGATGGCGGAGGCGGCGTCCGACCGCCTTCATAACACGCCCGCCATCGCGCGTTCTGCCTACATTCACCCCAGGGTCATCGCCTTGGCCGAGGCGCCGCGCGACCTTTCGGGCTCACCGGATGTGCGCGGTCTGCGCCGCAGCGAATGCCTGCTGATGCACCTGCTGTCGGATTGACTTCGGAGGCCGCACCACGTGCAATACGCGGACCAAAGGAGGCTCAGATGAACGCACCACAAACCCGACCGAACCTTGACCACTGGCAGGAGCGCGTCGATCTGGCCGCGGCCTTTCGATGGACGGTCCGCCTCAACATGCATGAGGCCGTGGCCAACCACTTCTCGCTTGCCGTGAACGACGACGGATCGAAGTTCCTGATGAACCCGAACCAGATGCATTTCTCGCGCGTACGCGCCTCGGACCTGCTGTTGGTGGACGCGAACGACCCTGCCACGCTGGACCGCCCCGGCGCCCCCGATCCGACGGCCTGGGGCCTGCACGGAGCGCTGCACCGCCATTGCCCGCATGCCCGCTGCGCTATGCATGTGCACTCGGTCCATGCGACCGTCCTCGCCTGCCTGAAGGACAAGCGCCTTCCCCCGCTGGATCAGACCTGTGCGATGTTCTTCAACCGCGTCGCCATCGACGATTCCTATGGCGGGCTGGCCTTCGAGGAGGAAGGCGAACGTTGCGCGCAACTCTTGCAGGATCCGAAGGTGAAGACGCTGGTGATGGGCAATCACGGCGTCATGGTAATCGGCGACACGGTGGCCGAGACATGGAACCGTCTCTACTACTTCGAGCGCGCCGCACAAACCTACATCACGGCGCTTCAGACCGGCGTGGAACTGGACTTCCTTTCGGACGAGGTCGCCGAGAAGACGGCCCACGAGATCGAGACGTACCCGGAACAGGACATCCGCCATCTCGCCGAACTGAAGGCGATTCTGGATATCGAAGGGTCAGACTACGCGGCTTGACCGTGGGTCCGCGCCCGACCGACGGGGCGGCGGCGCATAGCCCCGCCCTACACCGGTATGCGCTTGAGGGTCAGGATGCGGCTGAGGTCCTTCGCATGTTCCCCTTTGGCCGAAGCGCCATAGATCGGCACTTCTGTCCACGACGCCTCGGCTGTGCCGGCCAGTGCCGAAATGGCCGCGTCGTAGCCCTTGTCGACCCAATGCGCGGCATTGACGGATAGGACGGCGATGCTGCCGGGCCGGATCACGCGCAAGACCTCGGGAAGCGCCTCTGGCCCGACATGCCCATGGGTAAAGGTGCCGGAACTCACCGCACCGGCGAAGGCGCCGTCGTCGACCGGCAGGCGCTCCAGCAAGTTACCTGTAAAGATCCGGTCGTAAATGCCCTTGCCTTCGGCAACGCTCAGCATCTCCTGGGACAGGTCCGTCGCCGTGACCGGAGCGATCCCCAGCGTCCGCAGCGCCGCGCCACACAGCCCCGTGCCCGCGCCGAGGTCGATCACGGGTCCGGTCCCGCCGCCGTCGCGATAGGCTTGGGCGACGTGCATCGGCAGGACGTAGTCCATGTCTTCGGCAAACGCGGCATCGTAGGTTTGCGCCCAGTCTCGGTAGAGCGCGATGTTGTCGTCGGGTGTATCCAGCCCGTAGGCCGCTTCCAGATCCTGTGCCATGGCAAGAGTCTAACGCGGAACGCACGCACCCCGCAATTGCGCAGCTCTTCCGGCCAAAATCACCTACCGACGCGACGGACGCTTTGCCGTTTCAGTTCGACCGCAACCCGGTTTCGACCAATATGCCTTTGCGCTTGGCTTCGTAGTAGTAGCCCTTGGCATACCACATAATCGAGTCGTCCCAGTCGCCATCGGCCACCATATACGCGCCCTTGAGGTACTTCAGCGCATACTGAAGGTTGGTCTCCGCATCGAGAAGATCGGGGGCAGACCCGCGGAATCCCATGGTGCGTGCGGTGGCAGGCAGGATCTGGAAGAGTCCCCAGTATGGGCCGTTCCGGGCTTTCGGGTTGTGCGTGCTTTCCCGGACGGCGAGGCGATGCACCAACGGGCGAGGCAGCCCGTAGTGATCGGACCACTTGTTAATGGCGTCGCGCAATTCGGGCGTTTCGTTTGGGAAAAGCGGCAGCGCATCGACGGGCTTTTCGACGGGCTCCGGCTTCGGCGCGGAACAGGCCGCAGTAAGGGCCAGCATGAGGATCAACGTAAGGCGTGGCAGCATGAGTCTCTCCGTGAACGGAGATCTCTTACGGCGAGAGGCACGCGCCAAGCGAGTCCCTCCTGAAAGCATCGGCGAAGCCTTGCCAATGGCGGGCGGACCGGATGTTCCAACAGCAAAACAAAGAGGCACATCGGCCCCCCAAGCCTGGACCCTCGCCAGCACGGCGCCCTCGCTCCGAAGCGGCTGGCCGGGTGATCAAGTTCTCCTCCGATATGTGGCCGTCGCTTTCATAAGCCGCCTCGCCCGATCTGGCAGGTGCGCGTACAGCAATGGCCTTCTGGACCTTCGACAAGCGTCCCTCCGCACCGTTCGATTTCTGAGGATGCGGGACAAGCCTCCTTTAATGTCCTCGACCCGAATGCACACGACAAGACACGTTGGGAAAAGGGATTATTGAAATACTTGCCAAATTCCATTGCCGACGCCACCTATGCCTCATGACAAAGACCCTTCTATCCCTCGGCCATGGCTTCTCGGCGCGCTTTCTGGCAGCGGACCTTCTGGCCGAAGGATGGCGCGTCATCGGAACCACCCGATCCGCAAACAAGCTCGGTCCACTGGAAGCGACCGGCGTGGAGGCGATCCTGTGGACGCACGACTCCGTGGCGCGGGCCTTGTCAGAGGCCACGCACGTGCTGATGAGCGCCGCCCCGGACGCGGAAGGCGATCCGGCATTGCGGCTGATCGGCCCGGAACTGGCGGATCGGGCCGGTGGACTGGCGTGGGTCGGTTACCTCTCCACGACCGGCGTGTACGGCAACGCCGACGGCGCCTGGGTCGACGAGACTTCGCCGCTCGACGGGCATTCGCGCCGCGCTCGCGCCCGGATCGAGGCCGAGGCCGCATGGCGCGCCATTCCCGGCCTGCCGGTCCACAGTTTCCGCCTCGCGGGCATCTACGGCCCCGGTCGAGGCCCGTTCGAGAAGCTGCGAAACGGCACAGCCCGCCGCATCATCAAGGACGACCAGATATTCTCGCGCATTCATGGCGAGGACATCTCGCAGGTGCTGCGTGCCTCCATCGCGCGCCCCAACCCGGGCGCGGCTTACAACGTTTGCGACGACGAGCCGGCGCCGCCGCAGGACGTCATCGCCTTCGCCGCCGAACTGCTTGACGTGCCGCCGCCTCCCGAAGTGGCATTCGAGGACGCCGACATGTCGCCTATGGCCCGCAGCTTCTACGCCGACAACAAGCGCGTTTCGAACCGCCGCATCCGTGAAGAACTGGGTGTCACCCTGCGCTACCCCGACTACAAGTCGGGTCTGCGTGCCGTGCTCGCCGCTGAAGAGCTGCAGAACGGCTCCGGCCAATGACGCCTCAGGAACGTCCGGCACCGGAAAACCTCAACGCCCTGCTCGACGCCATCAGCCCCGACGAAGGGCAGGAGCGCGTGTCCGTCGAGAATGTGCTGGACAAGATCGGCGGGCGGTCTTTCTCGGCCGTGATCCTTGTGCCTGCCGTCATTCTCGTATCGCCGATTTCCGGCATTCCGGGGACGCCCACAATCGGCGGGCTGACCGTGCTGCTGATCACGCTTCAGGCCATGTTCGGACGCAAACACCTGTGGCTCCCGGGCGTGCTGCGCAGACGTGCCGTATCCGCTGCGCG is a genomic window containing:
- a CDS encoding class II aldolase and adducin N-terminal domain-containing protein; the protein is MNAPQTRPNLDHWQERVDLAAAFRWTVRLNMHEAVANHFSLAVNDDGSKFLMNPNQMHFSRVRASDLLLVDANDPATLDRPGAPDPTAWGLHGALHRHCPHARCAMHVHSVHATVLACLKDKRLPPLDQTCAMFFNRVAIDDSYGGLAFEEEGERCAQLLQDPKVKTLVMGNHGVMVIGDTVAETWNRLYYFERAAQTYITALQTGVELDFLSDEVAEKTAHEIETYPEQDIRHLAELKAILDIEGSDYAA
- a CDS encoding transglycosylase SLT domain-containing protein, with the translated sequence MLPRLTLILMLALTAACSAPKPEPVEKPVDALPLFPNETPELRDAINKWSDHYGLPRPLVHRLAVRESTHNPKARNGPYWGLFQILPATARTMGFRGSAPDLLDAETNLQYALKYLKGAYMVADGDWDDSIMWYAKGYYYEAKRKGILVETGLRSN
- a CDS encoding HU family DNA-binding protein; translation: MAKPMTKTQLVAALAEKMDADKKTANAALDSLVEIITSEVADGGAVTLPGVGKIYCRERPERMVRNPATGEQFKKEADKQVKMTIAKALKDSVNA
- a CDS encoding DNA topoisomerase IB, whose translation is MLATVSLTYYPDSRPGISRLRCGRGFSYIAPDGTRIDDRTERARIKALAVPPAYEDVWICPLPDGHLQATGRDARSRKQYRYHPDWRTWRDARKYDHLHSFGEMLPGLRRRIRRTLRQSEVGDHAFALAAILALLDRASLRIGTADYARENKTYGATTLKRRHVALDGDGLRFRFAAKGGKRVDKSLQDRTLNRILTRMGDLPGPELVKWIDDDGARHAVSSGEVNAWLEDITGTEGLTAKTFRTWNGTVAALEAAEQADKPTIKAMAEAASDRLHNTPAIARSAYIHPRVIALAEAPRDLSGSPDVRGLRRSECLLMHLLSD
- a CDS encoding VOC family protein, translating into MDLETVKPEDFGRTLRGFGVNLLVRDVRDEAERLSAVFGMTAHRVSDDFAILLYGPQVFQLHSDGTYHANPLLSLVPEQPPRGAGLELRLFETDPDQATARAGAHGFHVLQPPTDKPHGLREAYLLCPDGYAWVPSRPLD
- a CDS encoding ImmA/IrrE family metallo-endopeptidase; the encoded protein is MPARYPDYPYVEPIASNVSQEEIEATISDLLANHPGVCLKEGPLDGLCRALNVDIEYSSPPHEMMLDVPLHKRAVIWLPKNGRPKNDRVAAAIGIGHWILHVPITREKHPGCGVQALHRPKELAAQMEARRFAYILLMPDEAFRNLWYEGRAQAVADVLNVPTQVVYERASMLDLAPPESAGDKYEWKERPAIGGY
- a CDS encoding GNAT family N-acetyltransferase, encoding MTPTNDHGQPIGVSVAPHFPRPRPPHVALDGRFGRLVPLREEHASGLYAAFAADTAGTGWTYLPIDAWDTEEAAARWCRTAQGSADPQFYTVEDADGVASGFCSLLRIDPSVGSAEVGFIHFAPRLQRTALATEAMVLLMRHAFDTLGYRRYEWKCDALNAPSMRAAERLGFTYEGTFRQATIYKARNRDTAWFSIIDAEWPALKARFDRWLSHGNFDGDGRQKARLSEV
- a CDS encoding AMP nucleosidase, with amino-acid sequence MQDTMEPLNELTPDLPEPELFDDARAAVDRLCELYDASAGFLRDGFLQAMVEGHPGRRLRAFYPEVRFTTASFAKVDSRLSFGHVATPGTFATTVTRPYMFRHYLRQQIGLLLANHGVKVQIGASDVPMPVHFAVANYPDVTVPQEGAADFVLRDVFDVPDLTTTNDDIVNGVAVTQPGEAAPLAPFTAQRVDYSLARLAHYTATDPAHFQNHVLFTNYQFYVSEFEAYARAMLADEASGYTSFVSTDNTEISDPSEQIAVPLRMPQMPTYHLKRPDGSGITLVNIGIGPSNAKTATDHIAVLRPHAWLMVGHCAGLRNSQSLGDFVLAHGYLREDKVLDDDLPIWVPIPALAEIQVALEDAVAAETQLSGYDLKRIMRTGTVATVDNRNWELREHTGPVQRLSQSRAVALDMESATIAANGFRFRVPYGTLLCVSDKPLHGELKLPGMASDFYKTQVARHLRIGIRAMESLRDMPLERIHSRKLRSFEETAFL
- a CDS encoding class I SAM-dependent DNA methyltransferase; protein product: MAQDLEAAYGLDTPDDNIALYRDWAQTYDAAFAEDMDYVLPMHVAQAYRDGGGTGPVIDLGAGTGLCGAALRTLGIAPVTATDLSQEMLSVAEGKGIYDRIFTGNLLERLPVDDGAFAGAVSSGTFTHGHVGPEALPEVLRVIRPGSIAVLSVNAAHWVDKGYDAAISALAGTAEASWTEVPIYGASAKGEHAKDLSRILTLKRIPV
- a CDS encoding SDR family oxidoreductase, producing the protein MTKTLLSLGHGFSARFLAADLLAEGWRVIGTTRSANKLGPLEATGVEAILWTHDSVARALSEATHVLMSAAPDAEGDPALRLIGPELADRAGGLAWVGYLSTTGVYGNADGAWVDETSPLDGHSRRARARIEAEAAWRAIPGLPVHSFRLAGIYGPGRGPFEKLRNGTARRIIKDDQIFSRIHGEDISQVLRASIARPNPGAAYNVCDDEPAPPQDVIAFAAELLDVPPPPEVAFEDADMSPMARSFYADNKRVSNRRIREELGVTLRYPDYKSGLRAVLAAEELQNGSGQ